In the Gemmatimonadaceae bacterium genome, one interval contains:
- a CDS encoding DUF1343 domain-containing protein: MPLRVSLVAFVFVACAHPASGVRQQNPPTAARQQTGSVVPGVEVLLRDSIHLLTGKRVGLITNASGKDRKGTSTIDLIHRAPGVKLVALFGPEHGLRGAAEAGVPIANAVDSATGVVIYSLYGETRTPSPAMLEPLDVLLYDIQDVGARVYTYQWTMVMAAAAAKKAGKPFIVLDRPNPIRADRFEGNVLDPRFASFVGYQPVPLRYGFTAGELLRYLVGRKLIDADVTVVPMDGYRRSMWWEETGIPWINPSPNLRTMDATVLYPGTVMFEGTNVAEGRGTEDPFRFVGASWMTDAAAIADELNSKALPGVRFSAATRKITPTARKFPGETIPMIEVTVTDRDKVSGAEVGAHMLRAIYKRHTREFTWRLPQIDRLAGTDELRKAVEQDGGVERLLAQWRRESAAFEVEARPFLIYR, translated from the coding sequence ATGCCGCTGCGTGTCTCTCTCGTTGCCTTCGTTTTCGTTGCATGTGCGCATCCAGCCTCCGGAGTGCGTCAGCAGAATCCGCCGACCGCAGCGCGTCAACAGACTGGCAGTGTAGTGCCGGGTGTGGAGGTTCTTCTCCGCGATTCCATCCACCTGTTGACGGGCAAGCGGGTCGGGCTCATCACCAATGCCTCGGGGAAAGACCGAAAGGGCACCAGCACCATTGACCTGATCCACCGCGCTCCTGGAGTGAAGCTCGTTGCGCTGTTCGGGCCGGAACATGGCCTGCGTGGTGCGGCCGAGGCCGGAGTTCCGATCGCGAACGCGGTCGATTCGGCGACTGGCGTGGTCATATACTCACTTTACGGAGAGACACGCACCCCCAGTCCGGCGATGCTGGAGCCGCTTGATGTTCTCCTCTACGACATCCAGGATGTGGGAGCCCGAGTTTACACCTACCAGTGGACGATGGTGATGGCGGCGGCGGCCGCGAAAAAAGCGGGCAAGCCGTTCATCGTGCTCGACAGGCCCAATCCAATCCGTGCCGACAGGTTCGAGGGCAACGTTCTGGATCCGAGGTTCGCCTCGTTCGTGGGTTACCAGCCCGTCCCCCTGCGATACGGCTTCACCGCGGGTGAGCTGCTGCGTTACCTCGTAGGCAGGAAGCTCATCGATGCCGATGTCACCGTGGTACCCATGGACGGTTATCGCCGCTCGATGTGGTGGGAAGAAACCGGAATTCCATGGATCAATCCGTCGCCCAACCTGCGGACGATGGATGCCACTGTTCTCTACCCCGGCACAGTGATGTTCGAAGGGACGAACGTTGCGGAGGGCCGCGGCACCGAGGATCCGTTCCGGTTCGTGGGAGCGAGCTGGATGACCGACGCGGCAGCGATCGCGGACGAACTCAATTCGAAGGCGCTGCCGGGTGTGAGGTTCTCCGCCGCGACGCGAAAGATCACGCCTACCGCCCGGAAGTTTCCCGGGGAGACGATCCCGATGATCGAGGTGACCGTTACCGATCGCGACAAGGTCAGCGGGGCCGAGGTCGGCGCGCACATGCTGCGTGCGATCTACAAGCGTCACACGCGCGAGTTCACCTGGCGGCTGCCCCAGATCGACCGGCTTGCGGGTACTGACGAGCTTCGAAAGGCAGTGGAACAGGATGGCGGAGTAGAGCGGCTCCTTGCGCAGTGGAGAAGGGAATCGGCCGCCTTCGAAGTCGAAGCGCGGCCGTTCCTGATCTACAGATAA
- a CDS encoding M1 family metallopeptidase: MPPLDRPEPRATRVGIVPPAGPYQSGVDAIHYAITIELPDTGKHITASTRADLLITAPLDSVWLDLTGLRVRTVTTQARRASVRAVSFRQDSARIHFPLHDARPGDTLHVTVLYDGEPDDGLIIRNNVHGARGAFADNWPDRARFWFPVIDHPSDKATVDYTVTAPAAWEVIANGVRTGLMEGAALTEQKRTWKWRIDQPIPAYLMVIGAADFAIGVTDRCAPGGAAPPHNGCVPVSYYAFPQDSLNNANIFRRSGQMIAHFANLVAPFPYPQLANVQSATRFGGMENAGAIFYSETALSKNTLAESTVSHEIAHQWFGDAVTPGHWSHLWLSEGFATYFGNQFFERADGLARFRKLTTESWQGYLNSPVTDLAIVDTTAVPKNDLVALLNANSYNKGGAVLHMLRGLLGDEVFFSGIRRYYRRFAHGNARTPDLQRALEEESGRDLGWFFQQWVYRPGHPILAVTHSYDAAAREAVVTVNQTQKAAWPTFRFPLELAVSAAGTTSSQRVQVNARSEVFRFKTSGPVTGVQVDPNGWLLHAAAR; encoded by the coding sequence GTGCCACCCCTCGATCGGCCGGAGCCTCGGGCCACGCGGGTCGGCATCGTGCCGCCCGCCGGACCATACCAATCCGGCGTCGATGCCATCCACTACGCCATCACGATCGAGCTGCCCGACACCGGCAAGCACATCACCGCCAGTACCCGCGCCGATCTGTTGATCACAGCTCCACTCGATTCGGTCTGGCTCGATCTTACCGGCCTGCGCGTGCGCACCGTGACCACTCAGGCGCGCCGCGCGAGCGTCCGGGCAGTGTCCTTCCGCCAGGATTCCGCCCGCATTCACTTCCCGCTACACGATGCGCGCCCGGGAGATACGCTGCACGTTACCGTGCTCTACGACGGCGAGCCCGACGATGGCCTCATCATTCGAAATAACGTGCACGGAGCGCGCGGCGCCTTCGCCGACAACTGGCCCGATCGCGCGCGTTTCTGGTTTCCGGTCATCGATCATCCCAGCGACAAGGCCACAGTCGACTACACGGTTACCGCCCCCGCAGCCTGGGAAGTCATTGCCAACGGAGTGCGCACAGGCTTGATGGAAGGCGCGGCCCTCACCGAGCAGAAGCGCACCTGGAAGTGGCGGATCGACCAGCCCATTCCGGCGTATCTCATGGTCATCGGTGCGGCCGACTTCGCCATCGGCGTCACCGATCGCTGCGCGCCAGGTGGGGCTGCCCCCCCTCACAACGGCTGTGTACCGGTCAGCTACTATGCGTTCCCCCAGGACAGCCTCAACAACGCTAACATCTTCCGCCGCTCCGGCCAGATGATCGCACACTTCGCCAACCTGGTGGCGCCCTTCCCGTACCCGCAGCTGGCCAATGTCCAGTCCGCGACTCGCTTTGGCGGGATGGAGAACGCCGGAGCCATCTTCTATTCGGAGACTGCGCTCAGCAAGAACACGCTGGCGGAATCAACCGTCTCGCACGAGATCGCACACCAATGGTTCGGCGATGCCGTGACACCCGGACACTGGAGCCACCTCTGGCTCTCCGAAGGCTTCGCCACCTACTTCGGCAACCAGTTCTTTGAACGCGCCGACGGCCTCGCCCGCTTCCGGAAACTGACTACCGAGTCCTGGCAGGGTTACCTCAATTCACCAGTCACCGACCTCGCCATCGTCGACACCACCGCGGTACCGAAAAACGACCTGGTGGCATTGCTCAACGCAAATTCCTACAACAAGGGCGGCGCCGTTCTTCATATGCTGCGCGGTTTGCTGGGCGATGAAGTCTTCTTCTCGGGGATCCGCCGATATTACCGCCGCTTCGCCCACGGCAATGCACGCACCCCCGACCTGCAGCGCGCTCTTGAGGAAGAATCCGGACGCGATCTTGGCTGGTTCTTCCAGCAGTGGGTCTATCGTCCCGGCCATCCCATACTGGCGGTCACCCATAGCTACGATGCGGCCGCCCGCGAGGCGGTTGTTACGGTCAATCAGACCCAGAAAGCGGCATGGCCCACCTTCCGCTTTCCCCTGGAGCTAGCCGTTTCCGCCGCCGGCACCACCTCGTCGCAGCGAGTGCAGGTGAACGCACGCAGTGAAGTATTTCGCTTCAAGACATCAGGGCCAGTTACCGGCGTGCAGGTTGACCCCAATGGCTGGCTGTTACACGCTGCTGCCAGATAG
- a CDS encoding GlsB/YeaQ/YmgE family stress response membrane protein: MDLLTWLIVGLIAGVLASLVMGGTGYGLIGDIVIGIVGAFVGGWLFSATGVTVPLAGLPGTILVAFVGAVVLLFVIRLIRRGSARR; the protein is encoded by the coding sequence ATGGACCTACTTACCTGGCTAATAGTCGGATTGATCGCAGGCGTTCTCGCATCTCTGGTTATGGGCGGGACGGGCTACGGTCTGATCGGGGACATCGTCATCGGAATCGTTGGCGCTTTCGTCGGAGGCTGGCTGTTCAGCGCAACGGGGGTAACAGTCCCGCTTGCCGGACTGCCCGGCACGATACTGGTCGCGTTCGTAGGAGCGGTAGTGCTGTTGTTCGTCATCAGGCTGATCAGGCGCGGTAGCGCGAGACGCTGA
- a CDS encoding xanthine dehydrogenase family protein molybdopterin-binding subunit — protein sequence MSAVGNSVARKDGIGKATGAALYADDIVFPGMIHGRTIRSTIPCGRIRSIRYDFDTTGFTIVDFHDVPSKNIVDLMVQDQPFLAEREVRHMAEPIVLLAHEDRETLNAAKVTIEYEEDPPLFDPELSTQIFKTVEILKGDAAGAFASADIVVEGTYRTGHQEHVYIEPNGVIAVPEDGGIAIHGSVQCPFYVIKALRCLLGSAHPNVRVIQTETGGGFGGKEEYPSMIAGHAVMLAMKSGRPVKIIYDRAEDMVATTKRHPSIVRHRTGVMRDGRLVAMDIGVLLDGGAYVTLSPTVLSRGCIHAAGPYRCDNIRIHGTTVFTNTPPNGAFRGFGAPQTEFAVEVHMDRIAETLGMDPVELRRINALRPGDTTATGQTLREDCSALMVLEEAVERTDFLRKRQEYKGSHRSIGLSLFYHGAGFTGAGERNLKSKARLELTPTGVRIATGSTEIGQGTRTMHAQIVTDALGIPYEDVEVAQPDTSKVADSGPTVASRTCMVVGKILEECAYEMKERLGGLSPAEYHTRNGSFTVERTYEPPDWIQWDDQAYTGDAYATYGWGCDVAELEVDPDTFEVRPLKLTAVQEFGRPIHPALARGQIEGGTAQGLGYALLERVVMRNGAMANGQLTNYTIPTTLDTPEIDVVMMENPYPGGPFGAKGLGELPMDGPAPAVVNALRHMGLDVREIPATPELIARCVPASTTR from the coding sequence ATGTCAGCAGTCGGCAACAGCGTCGCGCGCAAAGACGGAATCGGGAAGGCCACCGGTGCCGCTCTCTACGCCGACGATATCGTATTTCCAGGCATGATCCACGGCCGGACAATCCGATCGACGATCCCGTGTGGCCGCATTCGCTCCATTCGGTACGACTTCGACACCACCGGCTTCACAATTGTCGACTTCCACGACGTACCATCGAAGAACATCGTCGACCTCATGGTGCAGGACCAGCCATTTCTGGCCGAGCGGGAAGTGCGGCACATGGCGGAGCCGATCGTGCTGCTGGCGCACGAAGATCGCGAAACACTGAACGCGGCAAAGGTCACGATCGAGTACGAAGAAGATCCGCCGCTGTTCGATCCCGAACTCTCGACGCAGATATTCAAGACGGTGGAAATTCTGAAGGGCGACGCGGCCGGCGCATTCGCATCCGCAGACATCGTCGTCGAGGGGACGTACCGTACCGGCCACCAGGAGCATGTGTACATCGAACCCAACGGAGTGATAGCGGTTCCTGAAGACGGTGGAATCGCAATTCACGGCTCGGTGCAATGCCCCTTCTACGTGATCAAGGCCCTCCGCTGCCTGCTGGGCTCCGCGCACCCGAACGTACGGGTCATACAGACGGAAACCGGCGGTGGATTCGGCGGAAAGGAAGAGTATCCGTCGATGATCGCGGGACACGCGGTGATGCTCGCGATGAAGTCCGGACGTCCGGTAAAAATCATCTACGATCGCGCGGAGGACATGGTCGCCACCACCAAGCGCCACCCGTCGATAGTACGGCACCGTACCGGTGTCATGCGGGATGGGCGGCTCGTCGCAATGGATATCGGTGTGCTGCTGGACGGCGGAGCGTACGTGACACTGAGCCCGACGGTGCTGTCACGCGGGTGCATCCACGCGGCCGGTCCGTACCGCTGCGACAACATCCGCATCCACGGGACCACGGTCTTCACCAACACTCCCCCAAACGGTGCGTTCCGTGGGTTCGGCGCGCCGCAGACGGAGTTTGCCGTCGAAGTCCACATGGACCGCATCGCTGAAACACTTGGCATGGATCCCGTCGAGCTGCGCAGGATCAATGCACTCCGCCCGGGCGATACCACGGCCACTGGTCAGACACTGCGCGAGGATTGCAGCGCACTGATGGTGCTCGAGGAAGCTGTCGAGCGCACTGATTTTCTCCGAAAGCGTCAGGAATATAAGGGATCCCATAGATCGATCGGGCTCTCGCTGTTCTACCACGGAGCCGGATTCACCGGCGCGGGCGAACGGAATCTGAAATCGAAAGCGAGGCTGGAGCTAACACCCACAGGCGTGCGCATCGCGACCGGGAGCACCGAGATAGGACAGGGAACTCGCACCATGCACGCGCAGATAGTCACCGACGCGCTCGGCATTCCCTACGAAGACGTTGAAGTTGCGCAGCCAGATACGTCAAAGGTCGCCGACAGCGGGCCGACCGTAGCATCACGCACCTGCATGGTGGTCGGAAAGATCCTCGAAGAATGCGCATACGAGATGAAGGAACGGCTCGGCGGACTGTCTCCCGCGGAGTACCACACAAGAAATGGAAGTTTCACCGTGGAGCGTACATACGAGCCGCCGGATTGGATACAGTGGGACGATCAGGCCTACACCGGCGACGCCTATGCCACATATGGGTGGGGATGTGACGTCGCCGAGCTCGAGGTGGATCCCGACACCTTCGAGGTACGCCCGCTCAAGCTCACCGCGGTTCAGGAGTTCGGGCGCCCCATTCATCCTGCGCTTGCGCGCGGCCAGATCGAAGGTGGCACCGCGCAGGGGTTGGGTTACGCGCTCCTCGAGCGCGTGGTGATGCGGAATGGCGCGATGGCGAACGGGCAGCTCACCAACTATACCATCCCGACGACGCTCGACACTCCCGAGATCGACGTCGTAATGATGGAGAATCCGTATCCAGGCGGACCATTCGGCGCAAAAGGTTTGGGAGAGCTGCCGATGGACGGGCCCGCGCCGGCGGTCGTCAATGCACTGCGCCACATGGGCCTGGACGTGCGGGAGATTCCAGCGACGCCCGAACTGATTGCGCGATGCGTTCCAGCATCCACCACCCGATGA
- a CDS encoding (2Fe-2S)-binding protein, with protein sequence MRDYLRRGRPLRHLTRPFGYPMKFTLNGAATDVDVHPMARLIDVLREDCALTGTKEGCGEGECGACTVLVNGEPVCSCIIPVAQVENADVITIEGIGGDDPLQHLFMNEVGAQCGICTPGMIMAAQVLGPDSTLDDVKIALAGNLCRCTGYSAIYRAVLKWRGADAAESIGRQGSGVSGVTP encoded by the coding sequence ATGAGAGACTATTTGCGGCGAGGCCGGCCGCTGAGACACCTCACGCGCCCGTTTGGTTACCCCATGAAGTTCACGCTGAACGGTGCCGCTACCGACGTCGATGTGCACCCCATGGCACGGCTCATCGATGTGCTGCGCGAGGACTGCGCTCTCACTGGCACCAAGGAAGGTTGCGGTGAGGGCGAGTGTGGAGCGTGCACAGTGCTGGTGAACGGAGAGCCGGTGTGCTCGTGCATCATTCCTGTCGCGCAAGTCGAGAACGCTGACGTTATTACGATCGAAGGCATCGGCGGCGACGACCCGTTGCAGCATCTCTTCATGAACGAGGTCGGCGCGCAGTGCGGAATCTGCACGCCCGGAATGATCATGGCGGCCCAGGTTCTCGGCCCCGATTCAACGCTGGATGACGTGAAAATCGCGCTCGCCGGAAATCTCTGCCGCTGCACGGGATACTCGGCGATTTATCGGGCAGTGCTGAAATGGCGCGGGGCAGACGCCGCCGAATCCATCGGGCGTCAGGGCTCCGGCGTAAGTGGAGTAACACCGTGA